TCTACTTCTATTTTTCCTCCGTAATTTTCAAGAGTAGCTTTAACCAAGTACAATCCGACACCTGTGCCTTCTTGCTCTGTATGGTATCTTTGATAGAGACCAAATAGCTTTCCTTCAATTAGTTTTAAATCCATTCCCAAACCATTGTCCGAAATAGAAACTGTAACATACTCGTTGGATAATTCTGTAGTTAAAGAGATTTCAGGAGGTCGATCAGGATGTGCATATTTTAACGCATTTGAAATCATATTCTGAAGTATACTTACTAAATGGAGAGAAGGAAATACGATGGAATCGGTGGCCTCGAAGTTTGTGGATATTTTCGCTTTACTATCCTCAATAATAAAAGCGAGACCTTTAGTAGCTTCTTCATAAGATTCTTTTATAGAGATACATTCGCTAAGCATGAAAAAACTATTTTTTGCAGCAACGGCTTCACTTAATCGTTCCATAGAAGTTTTCATTCCTTGAGTAGCCTTGCTCATTAATTCAAAAACTCTCAAGTTTCTATCCGACAGTGCTTCTTTATCAAACATATTAATTAACCCTTCAATATTCGAAATAGGAGATTTGAGGTTATGCGAGGTTATGTAATTTAACTGTTGTAATTCTTGCGCTTGTGCTTCAAGTTTTTTTGTTGCTTCAACACGGATCGTAATGTCTGTAATTACACCAACCCACTCTCTGATTTTTCCATAATCATCAAGGAGAGGGATGCCTTTAACCTCAAAGTCATGCCAGGTTAGGGATTTATCGTGCCAGATTTTACCAGAACTTTCGAAGTTTATGCATTTCCTATATGCATTCTTCCAATCATCTAAAAATTGCTCTCTATCGTCAATAAAAATTTTATCTACCCATCCAAATTCTTTGTGCTCTTCCCATGATTGACCAGTGAAATTCCCCCATGATAACTGTTCGGAACATATCTCGCCGAAACGCCCAGTCGTCCAAATAATAGAGGTAGTCGCTTCAATAACGGATAAACTTCTTTGCTCATTTTTTTTTCTGTCAGAAATATCCGATATCATTATTGTCAGAAAAGGATCACCGTATTTTGGGTCATGGTGTGCTACCACTTGTGTAATACAAGTGACTATCTCTCCCGATTTTGTAATGAATCGTTTTTCAACTTCGAACGAATCAGTTCTGCCTTTTCTAAGTATTTCAAGATGATTACTACATGTTTCAACGTCATCTTCGAAAGTAATATCTAAAACGGAGGTGTTATTTAAGTCGATGGTATTGTACCCTAATATTTCCTCGAACCTAGGGTTTGCGTTAAGAATTACACCATTGTAGTCAGAGAATATAATTCCAATTGGCGATTTTTCATAAATAGCATTGAGATGATCTAGTCTAGCATTTTGATCGATACTTTTTTCTGAGATGACTTCTTTCAATGCTTCTATGTACTAGTTATGAAATTTATATGCGGTGTAAAGTGGATACAACTTGTAAGTTAGCAAAGAAGATTGTGAGTGACAAATGAAATAAGTGATCATTTAATTTCATGGCTATATTTGTAATTAAATTTAGAGGATAAAACCCTTTTATTTTGAGTGAAATTTACGACATAAACCTATCGCCTGAAGAGGCATTCGATGAAGCTAAATTCAAAGTAGCTGTATTCCGAAAACTTTCAATTAAGGAATCGAGCAATTTGATTATTAGACCTCTACGTCGGTCTATTGATGCACGAGGAAGACAGATACTTGTGAAATTTAAATTGGAGTTGATCGAGCCGGATAAGGAATCCTCTTTAATCTCTCATTCAATCGACTATCAAAATGTTGGCGATAAGCAGGCGGTAATAATTGTTGGTGCTGGTCCAGCTGGGTTATTTGCTGGGATTAGATTGATTGAACTTGGATTAAAACCGATAATTTTTGAGCGAGGAAAAGATGTTCAGGCTAGAAGAAGGGATATTGCTGCAATCAATAAAAAGCACATTGTAAATCCCGAATCGAATTATTGTTTTGGAGAGGGAGGAGCTGGAACGTACTCTGATGGTAAATTATATACTCGTTCTAAAAAGCGAGGAAATGTGAGGAGGGTATTAGAGGTACTTGTTGCACATGGAGCGAATGAAGAAATATTATTTGACGCTCATCCACATATTGGTACGAATAAACTTCCCGTTTTAGTGTCTAAACTCAGAGAAAGCATCCTGAAGGCAGGAGGGGAGATCTACTTTGATACTAAGGTAATTGATTTTGTCTTGGAGAAAAATGAGATGAAAGGAGTGGTGACCGAGGATGGTACCAAACACCGAGGTGCCTCAGTTATTTTAGCGACAGGGCATTCCGCACACGATATTTATCACTTACTACACAAAAGAGAAATTCTAATAGAATCTAAACCTTTTGCGATAGGAGTGAGGGTGGAGCATAAACAAGACCTGATTGATGAAATTCAATACCATTGTAAAAAAGATAGAGGAGAGTTTTTGCCTGCGAGTTCATATTCATTGGTTCAACAAGTTAGTGTGAATGGTACAAAGCGGGGAGTATTTTCTTTTTGCATGTGCCCTGGAGGGTGCATTGTACCTGCAGCTACTAATACAGGAGAAATAGTTGTAAATGGAATGAGTCCTTCGCGTAGAGATTCGAAGTTTGCTAATTCAGGAATGGTGATGTCTGTCGACGCCAATGACTTTAAAGAGTTTGTCCAATATGGACCTTTAGCTGGATTGTATTTTCAGAATGCGATAGAACAAAAAGCTTGTAAGGCCGCCGGTGGAAACCAAACAGCTCCTGCTCAACGATTAGTTGATTTTGTTGAGAATAAATTGTCTTCATCTTTATTAGATACTTCTTATCAACCCGGATTAAAGTCGGTTAGAATGGAAGATGTATTACCCGGGTTCCTAATAGATGGGTTGCGACAAGGGTTTGAGAGTTTTGGGAAGAAGATGCGAGGCTATCTTACGAACGACGCACAGATAGTTGGAGTTGAAAGCAGAACTTCTTCTCCGGTTAGAATTCCTCGTAACAAAGAGAGCCTAGAGCATGTAGCGACAAAAAGATTATTTCCATGTGCAGAAGGAGCTGGTTATGCTGGTGGAATTGTATCAGCGGCAATGGATGGAGAGCGATGTGCCGAAGCGGTATACAATAAATATTTTTCAGTTTGAATGAGCTCAGAATAATGAGCAAAAAATTGATTCAAACATTAAAGAGGTTATCTTTTAAGGAATCAATACGCGTTCGCCATAGTTCTGGTCGCTAGTTTCTTTATCGTAATCGTAAAAGAAGTAGTTCGTAATGCTATATCTTAATCCTTTATTTAGTGGTTTCCCACGGTGTATCGCCGTTGTGTTTGCTAAAATTAAAGTACCAGCTTTTCCTTGAATCGTTTCTAGTTTGTTTTGAGGTAATTTATAGTACCTCTCAATCTCTTCATTTTCTAATCTGCAAGATAATTTTTGATTGAATTTGATAATTCCTTGAAAAACAGAACTGAGTTTATGAGTTCCTGATACGTATTGAAACGGTCCCGTTTCATTATCCACATCGGATAAATAGAGAATGGATTTAAACATATTCTTTTCATATAAATCTCTATGCCATCCAGCGCCAGAACCCAGATTGCCATCTATGAATTTAGTTTTCTGAGCGAGCACATAGTGTGATTTGGCACCTCCATTCAATACAGCTTCTCCTATTCTTTTAATAAAAGGATCGTTCTTATATTCGTTAACAATTGGATTTAGCTTATCTGCTCCAAATAACCGCAAGTCCGATTCTAATTCATCTTTAATTAGGTATTCGTCGTGATTTTGAATCAAAGTGTCTATGAAAGACATTATTTGATCACATTTTTCTTTCGAATAATAATTTTCGATTACCACTAACCCATCTGAATTGAGTTTGGCTAATATTCTTTTATCTTCAATATTTAAAGATTCAGAGGAATGTTTATTATCGCTAATAAGGCGTTTAAAAGTTTCTTTAAGCACCATA
The sequence above is a segment of the Flavobacteriales bacterium genome. Coding sequences within it:
- a CDS encoding PAS domain S-box protein, with the translated sequence MKEVISEKSIDQNARLDHLNAIYEKSPIGIIFSDYNGVILNANPRFEEILGYNTIDLNNTSVLDITFEDDVETCSNHLEILRKGRTDSFEVEKRFITKSGEIVTCITQVVAHHDPKYGDPFLTIMISDISDRKKNEQRSLSVIEATTSIIWTTGRFGEICSEQLSWGNFTGQSWEEHKEFGWVDKIFIDDREQFLDDWKNAYRKCINFESSGKIWHDKSLTWHDFEVKGIPLLDDYGKIREWVGVITDITIRVEATKKLEAQAQELQQLNYITSHNLKSPISNIEGLINMFDKEALSDRNLRVFELMSKATQGMKTSMERLSEAVAAKNSFFMLSECISIKESYEEATKGLAFIIEDSKAKISTNFEATDSIVFPSLHLVSILQNMISNALKYAHPDRPPEISLTTELSNEYVTVSISDNGLGMDLKLIEGKLFGLYQRYHTEQEGTGVGLYLVKATLENYGGKIEV
- a CDS encoding FAD-binding protein; amino-acid sequence: MSEIYDINLSPEEAFDEAKFKVAVFRKLSIKESSNLIIRPLRRSIDARGRQILVKFKLELIEPDKESSLISHSIDYQNVGDKQAVIIVGAGPAGLFAGIRLIELGLKPIIFERGKDVQARRRDIAAINKKHIVNPESNYCFGEGGAGTYSDGKLYTRSKKRGNVRRVLEVLVAHGANEEILFDAHPHIGTNKLPVLVSKLRESILKAGGEIYFDTKVIDFVLEKNEMKGVVTEDGTKHRGASVILATGHSAHDIYHLLHKREILIESKPFAIGVRVEHKQDLIDEIQYHCKKDRGEFLPASSYSLVQQVSVNGTKRGVFSFCMCPGGCIVPAATNTGEIVVNGMSPSRRDSKFANSGMVMSVDANDFKEFVQYGPLAGLYFQNAIEQKACKAAGGNQTAPAQRLVDFVENKLSSSLLDTSYQPGLKSVRMEDVLPGFLIDGLRQGFESFGKKMRGYLTNDAQIVGVESRTSSPVRIPRNKESLEHVATKRLFPCAEGAGYAGGIVSAAMDGERCAEAVYNKYFSV
- a CDS encoding phytanoyl-CoA dioxygenase family protein codes for the protein MVLKETFKRLISDNKHSSESLNIEDKRILAKLNSDGLVVIENYYSKEKCDQIMSFIDTLIQNHDEYLIKDELESDLRLFGADKLNPIVNEYKNDPFIKRIGEAVLNGGAKSHYVLAQKTKFIDGNLGSGAGWHRDLYEKNMFKSILYLSDVDNETGPFQYVSGTHKLSSVFQGIIKFNQKLSCRLENEEIERYYKLPQNKLETIQGKAGTLILANTTAIHRGKPLNKGLRYSITNYFFYDYDKETSDQNYGERVLIP